In the genome of Candidatus Deferrimicrobium sp., the window TCGCGACGCTGCCCGCCCTTGTCATGGCGCCAGTCGTGGCGGCCGTGGCGGCCGGAATCATCGGATTTTTCTGCGTTCGGCTGTCGGGGGTGCACTTCGCCATGCTCACCCTGGCGTTCGGCCAGCTCATTTTCACGGTCGCCTTCAAATGGTACGGCCTGACCGGCGGCGACAACGGAATCCAGGGGATCCCGGTGAAGTCGATCCCACTCGGCGGCCTGGGTACCGTCGACCTCGGCTCCACGCGGGCGATGTTCTACTTCGTGCTCGTGGTCGTCGGGATATCCGTCGAGATGCTCCGCCGGTTCCGTTCCTCTCCCTTCGGTGCGACGCTCAAGGCGATCCGGGAGAACGGCCAGCGGGCCTCCTTCCTCGGCGTGAATATCCATCTCTACCAGTGGACGGCGTTCGTAATCGCGGGGGCGTTCACGGGGTTGGCCGGCGGACTCTTCGCTCTGATGGAGAAGTCGATCTCCCCCGAGATCATCCACTGGAGCAAATCCGCCGAGCCGGTGTTCATGGCCATCATCGGCGGGATCTACACCTTCGCCGGCCCTGCGGTGGGGGCGGTCGTCTTCGTCATCCTCAACTCGTATCTGGTCGCGTGGACCGAAAAATGGGCGCTGGTGCTCGGTCTGGTCCTGCTGACGCTTGTGCTGCTCCTCCCGGGCGGCGTGGTGGGGTTCGTGAACGAAAAGGCGCGTCAAACCCTTGGAAATCTCAGGTGCCTCCGCAAATGGTCCTTCTCGAAGTCCGAAACGTTGTAAAGTCGTTCGGGGGCCTGCGGGCCCTCAATGACGTCTCCCTCTCCGTCGCGAAGGGCGAGATTCGCGCCGTCATCGGGCCGAACGGGGCGGGCAAGTCGACGTTTTTCAACGTCATGACGGGGTTGCTCAAGCCCGACTCGGGCGCCGTCATGTTCGAAGGGGAACCGATCACGGGGATGCCTCCCCACCGGATCATCCGGAAAGGAATCGGCCGCTCCTTCCAGATCACGAACATCTTCCCCCGGATGTCGGTCTTCGAGAACGTCCAGGTGGCCCTTTTTTCCCATCACCGCATGGGCACCAACCCGCTCTCGCTGGCGCGAAAATCCACGCGGGTCAGCGAGGAAGTGCTGGCCATCCTCGAACAGGTGGGGCTGGCGGAGAAATACGACTCGTCGGCATCCATCCTTTCCCACGGGGACCAGAAGCGGCTCGAGATCGCCATCTCCCTCGCGTCCCGCCCGAAACTGCTGCTGCTCGACGAGCCTACCGCCGGGATGTCCCGCTTCGAAAGCAGGGAGACCGTCGCCCTCCTCCAGAGGATCTCCCGCGATCAGGGCCTCACGCTCATCTTCACCGAGCATGACATGGACATCGTCTTCGCGATCTCTGAGAAGATCATGGTCCTCCAGCAGGGGGGCGTCATCGCCGACGGGACGCCGGCGGAAATCAAGGCGAACCCCGAAGTGCGCAAGGCGTACCT includes:
- a CDS encoding ABC transporter ATP-binding protein; translated protein: MVLLEVRNVVKSFGGLRALNDVSLSVAKGEIRAVIGPNGAGKSTFFNVMTGLLKPDSGAVMFEGEPITGMPPHRIIRKGIGRSFQITNIFPRMSVFENVQVALFSHHRMGTNPLSLARKSTRVSEEVLAILEQVGLAEKYDSSASILSHGDQKRLEIAISLASRPKLLLLDEPTAGMSRFESRETVALLQRISRDQGLTLIFTEHDMDIVFAISEKIMVLQQGGVIADGTPAEIKANPEVRKAYLGEEITES